One window of the Peptacetobacter hiranonis genome contains the following:
- a CDS encoding threonine/serine exporter family protein: MYVLDIGTILFGKISLNDFFINMIGAAIIPTIAILLVKFRFIYTIDKVIMGSIMLLVPGLPLTNAIRDILDGELLSGAMKIEEVLLIGIAVTIGMCFVLNLYIRYGGV; this comes from the coding sequence ATATATGTCCTTGACATAGGGACCATTTTATTTGGAAAAATATCGCTAAACGACTTTTTTATAAATATGATTGGTGCGGCGATAATACCAACAATTGCAATATTATTAGTTAAATTTAGATTTATATATACTATAGACAAGGTTATAATGGGATCTATAATGCTTCTTGTTCCAGGATTGCCACTAACCAACGCTATAAGGGATATACTTGATGGAGAGCTTTTATCAGGAGCTATGAAAATAGAAGAAGTTCTTTTAATAGGTATAGCGGTTACTATAGGTATGTGTTTCGTTTTAAACTTATACATAAGATACGGAGGTGTTTAA
- the nadD gene encoding nicotinate-nucleotide adenylyltransferase, producing the protein MGILELVDSARETNDKKLSKFESIKEKQKVGILGGTFDPIHFAHLATAEFIRDKYNLDWIFFIPTGNPPHKLGIKTDKYDRYNMVLLATETNDDFIALDIEIERNKQTYTVDTLKDLKKMYPNAELYFITGADAICEVESWRGVKKNFEMATFIAATRPGISLLKAQEKIEQLERKYDTSIISVYVPSLDISSTYIREQIEAGKTVRYLMPEPVEKYMQRKDLYKQIEE; encoded by the coding sequence ATGGGGATTTTAGAACTAGTAGATAGTGCTAGAGAAACGAATGATAAAAAATTAAGCAAATTTGAAAGTATAAAAGAAAAACAAAAGGTAGGAATCTTGGGAGGAACTTTTGATCCAATACATTTTGCACATCTTGCAACAGCGGAATTTATAAGAGATAAATACAATTTAGATTGGATTTTTTTCATACCAACTGGGAATCCACCACATAAATTGGGTATAAAGACAGATAAGTATGATAGATACAATATGGTTCTGCTTGCTACTGAAACGAATGATGACTTTATAGCTTTAGATATAGAAATAGAAAGAAATAAGCAGACGTACACAGTAGATACGCTTAAAGATTTAAAAAAGATGTATCCAAATGCAGAGCTTTACTTTATAACAGGAGCAGATGCTATATGTGAGGTTGAAAGCTGGAGAGGTGTTAAAAAGAACTTTGAAATGGCTACATTTATAGCAGCTACTAGACCAGGGATAAGTCTTTTAAAAGCTCAGGAGAAAATAGAGCAACTTGAAAGAAAGTATGATACATCAATTATAAGTGTATACGTTCCATCTTTGGATATATCGTCTACATATATAAGAGAGCAGATAGAAGCTGGAAAAACAGTTAGATATTTAATGCCAGAACCTGTAGAAAAATATATGCAAAGAAAGGATTTATATAAGCAGATAGAAGAATAA
- a CDS encoding asparaginase, with amino-acid sequence MTTKKKVAIVFTGGTISMTVDDQVGAAIPTLSGEQILSMVTNIDKVADIEVLNFAEIPGPHMTPYRMMELKKYTEDLLAREDITGVIITHGTDSLEETAYFLDLTIDNPKPVIVTGAMRSSSELGYDGSSNLSAAVCTAVSKDAIGKGVLVVLNNEVLLASEATKTNTLALNTFQSLVGGPLGYIDCNELVLLRDIVNRRVIKTDKIESKVALFKACAGENSDFIKAAVDLGYKGIVIEAMGRGNIPPEMLPGVEYAREKNLPVVIVSRCHSGRVFDSYGYHGSGRDLRNLGCIFGGDLPGQKARIKLMLALGQTDDMDTITDFFERGIYA; translated from the coding sequence ATGACTACTAAAAAGAAAGTTGCAATTGTATTTACTGGTGGAACAATATCTATGACAGTAGATGACCAGGTGGGGGCAGCAATACCTACTCTTTCAGGAGAACAAATACTTTCTATGGTTACTAATATAGACAAAGTTGCCGATATAGAAGTACTTAACTTTGCTGAAATACCAGGACCTCATATGACTCCTTACAGAATGATGGAGCTTAAAAAATATACTGAAGATCTTTTAGCTAGAGAAGATATAACTGGAGTTATCATAACTCATGGTACTGACTCACTAGAAGAAACAGCATATTTCCTAGATTTAACTATAGACAATCCAAAACCTGTTATAGTTACTGGTGCTATGAGAAGTAGTTCAGAACTTGGTTACGATGGTTCAAGTAACCTATCAGCTGCAGTTTGTACAGCTGTATCAAAGGATGCTATAGGAAAAGGTGTTTTAGTTGTTTTAAACAATGAAGTTTTATTAGCTTCAGAAGCTACAAAAACTAATACACTAGCTTTAAATACATTCCAGTCTTTAGTTGGTGGACCTCTTGGTTACATAGACTGCAATGAATTAGTTTTACTTAGAGATATAGTAAATAGAAGAGTTATAAAAACTGATAAAATAGAATCTAAAGTTGCTCTATTTAAAGCTTGTGCCGGAGAAAACAGTGACTTCATAAAAGCTGCTGTAGATTTAGGATACAAAGGTATAGTAATAGAAGCAATGGGTAGAGGAAATATACCTCCAGAAATGTTACCTGGTGTTGAATATGCTAGAGAAAAGAATTTACCTGTTGTTATAGTTTCAAGATGCCATTCAGGTAGAGTATTTGATAGCTACGGATACCATGGTTCAGGTAGAGATCTTAGAAACTTAGGTTGTATATTTGGTGGAGATCTTCCAGGACAGAAAGCTAGAATAAAATTAATGCTTGCTCTTGGACAGACTGATGATATGGATACTATAACTGACTTCTTTGAAAGAGGTATATACGCTTAA
- the leuS gene encoding leucine--tRNA ligase, which yields MSVYDFKAIETKWQKTWKENNQYKMDTEQTEKPNYYTLEMFPYPSGKLHMGHVRNYSIGDVIARFKKMKGYNVLHPMGWDSFGLPAENAAIKHGIHPHKWTMENIAEMREQLNLLGLSYDWDREVATSTPEYYKFTQEIFLKLLERGLAYKKKSYVNWCPSCETVLANEQVVQGECERCGTTVIKKDLEQWYFKTTAFAEELLNDLDKLDGWPEKVKTMQRNWIGKSTGANLTFTIDGTEDTITVYTTRPDTAYGVSFMVLAPESPLVKELVAGTEYEAPVDEFVLKMHKMTEIERTSTDLEKEGMFIGKYVINPVNGRKVPIWIANYVLADYGTGAVMAVPAHDERDEDFAKKYDLPIVPVIDEDGIMINSEEFNGMPAKEAFEKIVDKMEEEGKGKRTVNYRLRDWLVSRQRYWGCPIPVVYCDDCGIVPEKKENLPVLLPTDVEFTGKGESPLTTSPTFTETVCPKCGKPARREVDTMDTFIDSSWYFLRYTDNKNTEEPFRKDIADKWVPVDQYIGGVEHAIMHLLYARWLMKAFHSMGMVEADEPFKNLLTQGMVLKEGSKMSKSKGNTVSPLKIIDEYGADTARLFILFAAPPERDLDWSDQGVEGCFKFLNRVYRLVDELAEEVKNCDDEFGKLTSADKDMRFTINSVIKKVTSDLDEKFGFNTSIASLMELINEMYKYKELDGRNSAVIKEGVEAIVTIIAPFTPHLGEELWQMIGKEGSVFDISWPEYDEKALVKDEVEVVVQINGKVRGRMNVPTEISRDDMQAAALEDEKIKELVEGKTIVKVIAVPKKLINIVVK from the coding sequence ATGAGCGTTTATGATTTCAAAGCCATAGAAACAAAATGGCAGAAAACTTGGAAAGAAAACAATCAGTACAAAATGGATACTGAGCAGACAGAAAAACCAAACTACTATACATTAGAAATGTTCCCTTATCCATCAGGAAAACTTCACATGGGACATGTTAGAAACTACTCTATAGGTGATGTTATAGCTAGATTCAAAAAAATGAAAGGGTACAATGTACTTCATCCAATGGGATGGGATTCATTTGGATTACCAGCAGAAAATGCAGCTATAAAACATGGTATACATCCACACAAATGGACTATGGAAAACATAGCTGAAATGAGAGAACAGTTAAACCTTTTAGGATTAAGTTACGATTGGGATAGAGAAGTTGCTACATCTACTCCAGAATACTACAAATTTACTCAGGAAATATTCCTTAAATTATTAGAACGGGGATTAGCATATAAGAAAAAATCTTACGTTAACTGGTGTCCATCTTGCGAAACAGTTCTTGCAAATGAACAGGTTGTTCAGGGAGAATGTGAAAGATGTGGAACAACAGTTATAAAGAAAGACCTAGAACAGTGGTATTTCAAAACTACTGCATTTGCAGAAGAATTATTAAACGACTTAGATAAATTAGATGGTTGGCCAGAAAAAGTTAAAACAATGCAGAGAAACTGGATTGGTAAGAGTACAGGAGCTAACTTAACATTTACAATAGATGGAACAGAAGATACTATAACAGTTTATACAACTAGACCTGATACAGCTTACGGTGTATCATTCATGGTATTAGCACCAGAAAGTCCATTAGTTAAAGAATTAGTTGCAGGAACTGAATACGAAGCTCCAGTAGATGAATTCGTTCTAAAAATGCACAAAATGACAGAAATAGAAAGAACATCTACAGATCTTGAAAAAGAAGGTATGTTCATAGGAAAATATGTAATAAATCCAGTAAACGGAAGAAAAGTGCCAATATGGATAGCTAACTATGTACTTGCTGACTACGGAACAGGTGCTGTTATGGCAGTTCCAGCTCATGATGAAAGAGATGAAGATTTCGCTAAGAAATACGACCTTCCAATAGTACCAGTAATAGATGAAGACGGAATAATGATAAATTCTGAAGAATTTAACGGTATGCCTGCTAAAGAAGCTTTCGAAAAAATAGTAGACAAAATGGAAGAAGAAGGAAAAGGTAAAAGAACTGTAAACTACAGATTAAGAGACTGGTTAGTTTCAAGACAGAGATATTGGGGATGCCCTATACCAGTAGTATATTGTGATGACTGTGGTATAGTACCTGAAAAGAAAGAAAATCTACCTGTATTACTTCCAACAGACGTTGAATTTACAGGAAAAGGAGAATCTCCATTAACAACTTCTCCAACATTCACTGAAACAGTTTGTCCAAAATGTGGAAAACCAGCTAGAAGAGAAGTAGATACTATGGATACATTCATAGATTCTTCTTGGTACTTCTTAAGATATACTGACAACAAAAATACTGAAGAACCTTTCAGAAAAGATATAGCTGATAAATGGGTACCAGTAGATCAGTATATAGGTGGTGTAGAACATGCTATAATGCATCTTCTTTACGCTAGATGGTTAATGAAAGCATTCCACAGCATGGGAATGGTAGAAGCTGACGAACCATTCAAAAACCTATTAACTCAGGGTATGGTTCTTAAAGAAGGATCAAAAATGAGTAAATCTAAAGGAAACACAGTATCTCCTTTAAAAATAATAGATGAATACGGTGCTGATACAGCTAGATTATTCATACTATTTGCAGCTCCACCAGAAAGAGACCTTGACTGGTCAGACCAGGGTGTTGAAGGATGCTTCAAATTCCTAAACAGAGTATATAGATTAGTTGATGAATTAGCAGAAGAAGTTAAAAACTGCGATGATGAATTTGGTAAATTAACTTCAGCTGATAAAGATATGAGATTCACTATAAACAGTGTAATCAAAAAAGTTACATCTGACTTAGATGAAAAATTCGGATTCAATACATCTATAGCATCTTTAATGGAATTAATAAACGAAATGTACAAATATAAAGAATTAGATGGAAGAAACTCAGCTGTTATAAAAGAAGGTGTAGAAGCTATAGTTACAATAATAGCTCCATTTACTCCACACTTAGGTGAAGAATTATGGCAGATGATAGGTAAAGAAGGAAGCGTATTTGATATAAGCTGGCCTGAATACGACGAAAAAGCTTTAGTAAAAGATGAAGTAGAAGTAGTTGTTCAGATAAATGGTAAAGTAAGAGGAAGAATGAATGTTCCTACAGAAATATCAAGAGATGATATGCAGGCTGCTGCTTTAGAAGACGAAAAAATAAAAGAATTAGTTGAAGGAAAAACTATAGTTAAAGTTATAGCTGTTCCTAAAAAATTAATAAACATAGTTGTAAAATAA
- the rsfS gene encoding ribosome silencing factor, with the protein MAADLTVEQMVKVINHAIEDKLGRDILILNIGKITSLADYFIITTASSSRQVKAIADKVEEDMTKNGLEPRGKEGIDSQQWVLLDYGDIMVHIFDEENRDFYNLEKLWKDAPVVDPDEL; encoded by the coding sequence ATGGCAGCAGATTTAACAGTAGAACAGATGGTAAAAGTTATAAACCATGCTATAGAAGACAAATTAGGAAGAGATATACTGATTTTAAATATAGGAAAAATAACAAGCTTAGCTGATTATTTCATAATAACTACAGCTTCATCTTCAAGACAGGTTAAAGCAATAGCTGATAAAGTAGAAGAAGATATGACTAAAAACGGATTAGAACCAAGAGGTAAAGAAGGTATAGACTCTCAGCAGTGGGTACTTCTTGACTACGGCGATATAATGGTTCATATATTTGATGAAGAAAACAGAGATTTCTACAACCTAGAAAAATTATGGAAAGATGCACCAGTTGTAGACCCGGACGAATTATAA
- a CDS encoding IS3 family transposase, which translates to MSKKQFSKEETLELSKNPFVKNVSCKSITYTNEFKIHFITEYNKGKNPTQIFKEAGFDTNIIGAKRIKCASERWRKSYKENGILGLDDSRVNNSGRPRKRKLTDKEIIDKKDAEIAYLKAELELVKKLDFEERQVMNNKLPSVKIFKLINDVINKYCLKKMIKHLCIVAGVSRSGFYNYLKNKNVISKQEEKDLEAKEIILKAYKFRGYKKGSRSIKMILKSKFNIIFNRKKIQRIMKKYGIKCPIRESNPAKRMGKARKEHHTVPNKLNREFKQGIPGKVLLTDITYMPYGNGKTAYLSTVKDSSTNEILSYHLSKNLKMDIVISTINNLMLSNSDKLHKDAFIHSDQGVHYTSTIFQNLLKKYNLGQSMSRKGNCWDNAPQESFFGHMKDEIDYKSCNTFEELKSLIDDYMDYYNNDRCQWNLKQLTPIQYRSQLLAA; encoded by the coding sequence ATGAGTAAAAAACAATTTAGTAAAGAAGAAACATTAGAGCTATCAAAAAATCCATTTGTAAAGAATGTAAGCTGTAAATCAATAACATATACAAATGAATTTAAAATACATTTCATAACAGAATACAATAAGGGAAAAAATCCAACACAGATATTTAAAGAAGCAGGTTTTGACACTAACATCATAGGTGCAAAACGTATTAAATGCGCTAGCGAGCGATGGAGAAAGTCATATAAAGAAAATGGTATTTTGGGACTAGATGATTCTAGAGTTAATAATTCTGGAAGACCAAGAAAAAGAAAATTAACAGATAAAGAGATAATAGATAAGAAGGATGCTGAAATAGCATATCTTAAAGCAGAGCTAGAACTAGTAAAAAAGCTAGACTTCGAAGAAAGGCAGGTGATGAATAATAAGCTACCTTCGGTGAAAATATTCAAATTAATTAATGATGTAATAAATAAATATTGTTTAAAAAAAATGATAAAACATCTATGTATTGTTGCAGGAGTATCTAGATCTGGATTTTATAACTATTTAAAAAACAAGAATGTAATAAGCAAACAAGAAGAAAAGGATTTAGAAGCAAAAGAAATAATTCTTAAAGCATATAAGTTCAGAGGATACAAAAAAGGTTCTCGTTCAATAAAAATGATTTTAAAAAGTAAATTTAATATAATATTTAACAGAAAAAAAATTCAAAGAATAATGAAAAAATATGGAATTAAATGTCCTATTCGCGAGTCAAATCCAGCTAAACGTATGGGAAAAGCAAGAAAAGAACATCACACAGTTCCTAATAAATTGAATAGAGAATTTAAACAAGGTATACCAGGAAAAGTACTTTTAACTGATATTACGTATATGCCGTACGGCAATGGGAAAACAGCATATTTATCAACTGTAAAAGATTCTTCTACGAATGAAATTTTATCGTATCATTTATCGAAGAATTTAAAAATGGATATTGTTATTTCAACTATTAACAATCTCATGTTATCAAATTCAGACAAATTACATAAAGATGCATTTATTCATTCTGATCAAGGAGTTCATTATACAAGTACTATTTTTCAGAACTTGTTAAAAAAATATAATTTAGGTCAATCTATGTCTAGAAAAGGTAATTGTTGGGACAATGCTCCGCAGGAGTCATTCTTTGGTCATATGAAAGATGAAATAGATTATAAAAGTTGCAATACATTTGAAGAGTTAAAAAGTTTAATAGATGATTATATGGATTATTATAATAATGATCGTTGTCAGTGGAATTTAAAACAGCTGACTCCTATTCAATATAGAAGTCAGCTGCTTGCTGCTTAA
- the aspD gene encoding aspartate 4-decarboxylase, translating into MINYTKEEIKKMYNRLSPFEFKNELIEIAKDTSNTKNIPLLDAGRGNPNWTCSSAREAFFTFGHFAVTETRLNWDLGNLSGMPQKDGIAKRLFNYIEENKDMPGAFLLKNIVNYGITEMGFNPDEFVHELADGIIGDNYPLPDRMLPHIEKIVHDYLVQEMKYNIDDEYGDIQVFAVEGATAAMCYIFDSLMANELLRRGDKIAMMTPIFTPYLEIPNLPRYNFDIVNINADVVDERGVHTWQFSRKELEKLKDKSIKALFVVNPNNPASIGMDEHTCDELIDVVKTYNEDLMIISDDVYGTFVNDFSSLMSKLPYNTLGVYSYSKYFGVTGWRLGTFAVHERNVFDKKIKELKGESKKLVDKRYSDMSLNPSALTFMERVVADSRRVALNHTAGLSTPQQVQMAFFSAFALIDKVDAYKKLNMSICRRRQRLLFESLGIDYVNLENSAAYYFQFDIDEWGRLNHGQDFVDFMHNNFDASDILYKLAKDYAIVLLGGNGFAAPKWSIRVSLANLDDRAYITIGASIKNILNDYVELWKSKKTN; encoded by the coding sequence ATGATTAACTACACAAAGGAAGAAATCAAAAAAATGTACAACAGGTTGAGCCCGTTTGAATTTAAAAATGAGCTTATCGAAATCGCAAAGGATACTTCAAACACTAAAAACATACCTTTATTAGATGCAGGTAGAGGAAATCCTAACTGGACTTGTTCTTCTGCTAGAGAAGCATTCTTTACGTTCGGACACTTTGCTGTAACAGAAACAAGACTTAATTGGGATTTAGGAAATCTTTCAGGTATGCCACAGAAAGACGGTATAGCAAAAAGATTATTCAATTATATAGAAGAAAATAAAGATATGCCTGGTGCTTTCTTATTAAAGAATATAGTAAACTACGGTATAACAGAAATGGGATTCAATCCAGATGAATTCGTTCATGAGTTAGCAGACGGTATAATAGGAGATAACTATCCACTACCAGATAGAATGTTACCTCATATAGAAAAGATCGTTCACGATTATTTAGTTCAGGAAATGAAATACAATATAGATGATGAGTACGGAGATATACAGGTATTTGCAGTTGAAGGTGCTACTGCTGCCATGTGTTACATATTCGATTCACTTATGGCAAACGAGCTTTTAAGAAGAGGAGATAAAATAGCGATGATGACTCCTATATTCACTCCTTACTTAGAAATACCAAATCTTCCAAGATACAACTTCGATATAGTAAATATAAACGCTGATGTTGTAGATGAAAGAGGAGTTCATACTTGGCAGTTCTCAAGAAAAGAACTTGAAAAATTAAAAGATAAAAGTATAAAAGCTCTTTTCGTTGTTAACCCTAACAACCCAGCTTCAATAGGCATGGATGAACATACTTGTGATGAATTAATAGATGTAGTTAAAACATATAACGAAGACTTAATGATAATATCAGACGACGTATACGGAACATTTGTAAATGATTTCTCTTCATTAATGTCAAAACTTCCTTATAATACTTTAGGAGTTTATTCTTATTCAAAATACTTCGGTGTTACTGGTTGGAGATTAGGAACATTCGCAGTTCACGAAAGAAATGTTTTTGATAAAAAAATAAAAGAATTAAAAGGTGAATCTAAAAAATTAGTTGATAAGAGATACAGTGATATGAGTCTTAACCCTTCTGCTCTTACATTTATGGAAAGAGTTGTTGCAGATAGTCGACGGGTTGCTCTAAACCATACAGCTGGACTTTCTACTCCTCAGCAGGTTCAGATGGCATTCTTCTCTGCTTTTGCTCTAATAGACAAAGTTGATGCTTATAAAAAATTAAATATGAGTATATGTAGAAGAAGACAGAGACTTCTATTTGAATCTTTAGGAATAGACTATGTAAATCTTGAAAATAGTGCGGCATACTACTTCCAGTTTGATATAGATGAATGGGGTAGATTAAATCATGGACAGGATTTTGTAGACTTTATGCACAATAATTTTGATGCATCTGATATATTATACAAACTTGCAAAAGATTACGCTATAGTTCTTCTTGGTGGTAATGGATTCGCAGCACCAAAATGGTCTATAAGGGTTTCTCTTGCAAACTTAGATGATAGAGCTTATATAACAATAGGTGCATCTATTAAAAATATACTAAATGATTATGTTGAGCTATGGAAAAGTAAAAAAACTAATTAA
- a CDS encoding threonine/serine exporter family protein has translation MDVNRVLEFSSDAGVLLLQSGGETYRVEETVTRICSSFGIEKTGVFATPTAVIVSATVDGKISSVVKRITKRSTDLNKVFEINALSRTISQYNFDIAVCEKILAEIEKGNYYSDNRKIFFAGVGTAVLTVLFGGGVPDMFASFFIGCTVKYVTGLF, from the coding sequence ATGGATGTAAACAGAGTACTAGAATTTTCATCTGATGCTGGAGTACTTCTTCTTCAAAGTGGAGGAGAAACGTACAGAGTAGAAGAAACTGTTACCAGAATTTGTTCTTCATTTGGAATAGAAAAAACAGGTGTATTTGCTACACCGACAGCGGTAATAGTATCTGCAACGGTTGATGGAAAAATAAGCTCGGTTGTAAAGAGAATAACAAAAAGAAGTACTGATTTAAACAAAGTATTTGAGATAAATGCTTTATCAAGAACTATATCACAGTATAACTTTGATATAGCAGTATGTGAAAAAATACTAGCCGAGATAGAAAAGGGAAACTATTATTCAGATAATAGAAAGATATTTTTTGCAGGTGTAGGTACTGCAGTTCTTACTGTACTATTTGGCGGTGGAGTACCAGATATGTTTGCAAGCTTTTTTATAGGATGTACAGTAAAATATGTTACTGGATTATTTTAA
- the recX gene encoding recombination regulator RecX, translating into MAIITKIEAQKRSKDRVNIYVDEEYFMAVYAELVYTHSLKKGMEIDKDSLESLLHDEIYMKAKNKALSILSKSDQSEKKLREKLLNDYDENIVEEVIEFLKGYKLINDNLLAEKIVHDNMNLSKFGKNKIKQNLYNKGIAASDIQDAISQIDPDEEYENAKYLAEKRLKRLKGEDKNKINQKIYQHLAYKGFSYDIIKRVLRELLNFDEFDC; encoded by the coding sequence ATGGCAATTATTACAAAAATTGAAGCTCAAAAGAGAAGCAAGGATAGAGTTAATATATATGTAGATGAAGAATATTTTATGGCAGTTTATGCAGAGCTAGTCTATACACATTCTTTGAAAAAAGGTATGGAAATAGATAAAGATTCATTGGAATCTCTTCTTCACGATGAAATCTATATGAAGGCTAAAAATAAAGCTCTTTCTATTCTTTCAAAATCTGACCAATCAGAAAAAAAACTTAGAGAAAAATTATTAAATGATTATGACGAAAATATTGTAGAAGAAGTTATAGAGTTTTTAAAAGGATATAAGCTTATAAACGATAATCTTCTAGCTGAAAAGATTGTCCACGATAATATGAATCTTAGTAAGTTTGGTAAAAATAAAATCAAACAGAACTTATATAATAAGGGAATAGCAGCTTCAGATATCCAAGATGCTATATCTCAAATCGATCCAGATGAAGAGTATGAGAATGCTAAATATCTAGCTGAAAAGAGATTAAAAAGGTTAAAAGGTGAAGATAAGAATAAAATTAATCAAAAAATTTATCAGCATTTGGCTTATAAAGGCTTCAGTTATGATATTATTAAAAGAGTACTAAGAGAACTTTTGAATTTTGATGAATTCGATTGTTAA
- the yqeK gene encoding bis(5'-nucleosyl)-tetraphosphatase (symmetrical) YqeK, whose protein sequence is MNLDQIKEKLKELLTEKRYVHSLNVADSAKKLAKIYGADEEKAYLAGVVHDCAKYFKTDKVDRYVEKYNIELDELEVGNISLSHSIIGSYVVKYDFGIDDEDIISSVRYHTTGKVDMNLMEKIIYVADLIEVGRDYPGVEELRELAYGGDIDAAMIQSFDNTIALMLKKGNTIHPRSVAARNFMITERKKKKAIKNL, encoded by the coding sequence ATGAACTTAGATCAAATCAAAGAAAAACTAAAGGAATTGTTGACAGAAAAAAGATATGTACATTCGTTAAATGTTGCGGATAGTGCTAAAAAATTAGCTAAAATATATGGTGCCGATGAAGAAAAGGCATATTTAGCAGGAGTTGTACACGACTGTGCAAAATACTTTAAGACAGATAAGGTAGACCGTTATGTAGAAAAATATAACATAGAGCTAGATGAGTTAGAAGTTGGAAATATTTCTCTTTCTCATAGTATAATAGGATCTTATGTTGTAAAATACGACTTTGGAATAGATGATGAGGATATAATAAGCTCAGTAAGATATCATACAACAGGGAAGGTTGATATGAATTTAATGGAAAAAATAATATATGTTGCAGATTTAATAGAGGTAGGAAGAGATTATCCAGGAGTGGAAGAATTAAGAGAATTAGCTTATGGAGGAGATATAGATGCTGCTATGATACAATCATTTGACAACACTATAGCTCTTATGCTAAAAAAAGGAAATACAATTCATCCTAGATCTGTAGCAGCAAGAAACTTTATGATTACAGAAAGAAAAAAGAAAAAAGCTATTAAAAATTTATAA
- a CDS encoding threonine/serine exporter family protein: MRLALEVVLCIIAAYSFGVIFNIKGKYLRISAIGGGIAWLSYKLLLMAGMENNLSFFFATICFGIYVEVCARIYNAPSTIMSVCAMIILVPGYGVYNTLYAFLTNDYTAGVRNGISTLMVAGAISLGLVFITTIFRRRKTNDILSKIINSFKKINKNSSEDDDIKIEDF; the protein is encoded by the coding sequence ATGAGATTGGCACTAGAAGTTGTACTATGTATAATAGCTGCATATAGCTTTGGAGTAATTTTCAATATCAAAGGAAAATATCTTAGAATATCGGCCATTGGCGGTGGGATAGCATGGCTATCATATAAGCTTCTTTTAATGGCAGGTATGGAAAATAATCTTTCATTCTTCTTTGCAACTATATGTTTTGGAATATATGTTGAGGTTTGTGCGAGAATATACAATGCACCGTCTACAATAATGAGTGTATGTGCTATGATAATACTTGTTCCAGGGTATGGAGTATATAACACACTTTATGCATTTCTTACAAATGACTATACAGCAGGAGTAAGAAATGGGATATCTACTTTAATGGTAGCTGGGGCTATATCTTTAGGTCTAGTATTTATAACCACAATATTTAGAAGAAGAAAAACAAATGATATACTTAGCAAAATAATAAATTCATTCAAAAAGATAAATAAAAATTCATCTGAAGATGATGATATAAAAATAGAGGACTTCTAA